One window from the genome of Poecilia reticulata strain Guanapo linkage group LG9, Guppy_female_1.0+MT, whole genome shotgun sequence encodes:
- the vsig8b gene encoding V-set and immunoglobulin domain-containing protein 8b: protein MDPVWMWPKVAVLLLLLTAMQPRTEAMVITSSGSQTIQKAEKESVNLGCTYTPAAEDKGELDIEWSNVSPDMTQKDKLLLSYAAGQTHNYYTEFKDRLKFSTEPNQGDASITISALRASDTGTYQCKVKKAPGVDMRKVTLVVLVPPSVPKCWVEGGEEKGATVTLRCKSSKGSIPLTYVWTRETGGAMPAAATQDVGGELVIKNHTDSYTGTYVCEAKNSVGQAQCKYNLHAYNPTDKVGKIVGGVIGGLLLLILLLILIWLLIVCCQKKRYQKEAANEIREDAPAPESRPASRQSSRHSSFQSMAGYRTHQGVQYSSVRGHMPSIHESGPMYTGSSNSPSIAGDKATSLKYDERYGYAV from the exons ATGGATCCTGTGTGGATGTGGCCGAAGGtggctgtgctgctgctgcttctcacaGCAATGCAGCCGAGAACAG AGGCGATGGTGATAACATCGTCAGGGTCACAGACTATTCAGAAAGCGGAAAAGGAATCGGTCAACCTGGGCTGCACCTACACACCGGCTGCAGAGGACAAAGGGGAGCTGGACATAGAGTGGTCCAACGTCAGCCCGGACATGACGCAGAAGGACAAGCTG CTCTTGTCTTACGCAGCCGGCCAGACGCACAACTACTACACGGAGTTTAAAGACAGGTTGAAATTTTCGACGGAACCGAACCAGGGAGACGCGTCCATCACCATCTCAGCTCTGAGGGCCTCTGACACGGGCACTTACCAGTGTAAAGTGAAAAAGGCTCCGGGTGTGGACATGAGAAAAGTCACTCTGGTTGTGCTGG TGCCGCCCTCCGTGCCAAAGTGTTGGGTTGAAGGTGGTGAGGAAAAAGGAGCCACGGTGACCCTCCGCTGTAAATCCTCCAAGGGATCCATTCCTCTCACTTACGTGTGGACACGAGAGACCGGTGGTGCGATGCCGGCCGCTGCGACGCAAG ACGTAGGTGGAGAGCTTGTGATAAAGAACCACACGGACAGCTACACCGGGACGTATGTGTGCGAGGCGAAAAATTCAGTCGGACAAGCACAGTGCAAATACAACCTGCATGCATACAACC CTACCGATAAAGTGGGTAAAATAGTTGGTGGGGTGATAGGTGGTCTGCTGCTGTTGATCCTCCTCCTGATTCTCATCTGGCTCCTGATCGTCTGCTGTCAGAAGAAGCGCTACCAGAAGGAGGCTGCAAATGAAATTAG GGAGGATGCCCCTGCTCCAGAGAGCAGACCCGCCAGCAGGCAGTCAAGCAGGCACTCCAGTTTCCAATCGATGGCGGGATACCGTACTCACCAGGGGGTGCAGTACAGTTCTGTAAGGGGTCATATGCCCAGTATCCACGAATCGGGTCCCATGTACACCGGCAGCAGCAACTCGCCAAGCATAGCAGGGGACAAAGCAACTTCTCTGAAATATGATGAGCGATACGGATATGCGGTTTAG
- the tas2r202 gene encoding taste receptor, type 2, member 202, which produces MSKLGLWVLTGLTAVTTVFFNVYIFLMTLWNQTGKKDRSPSEIIIMALAAANVTYQLMCYVWMTMDEVDSDCHIMRMFYTVLLVLITSFKFTIIWDTSFLTFYYSTKLVSTPNHCYTQIQAAILKHATLAVFVIPLLGLATCMPILVVFHMDNQTEEATSKMDCGLLLPESTVGQVYDVIFLLLSDVLPGMVMLKCCISISVHLAIHLRHMKASTNGAHPPKLGSEMRVVQMSLALVGNFLIFLAVDLYVNYEVVVKHKNSLAITLFITSVYATVTAMLLIYGKKTLWKTMIHDINTCLEAYPCLSCLKLPEQKAPPSSPPKVKN; this is translated from the coding sequence ATGAGCAAATTGGGCCTGTGGGTGCTGACGGGCTTGACAGCCGTCACCACCGTCTTCTTTAACGTCTACATCTTTCTGATGACTCTGTGGAACCAGACGGGGAAGAAGGACAGGAGTCCCAGCGAAATCATCATCATGGCTCTGGCGGCGGCCAACGTCACCTACCAGCTAATGTGCTACGTCTGGATGACCATGGACGAGGTGGACAGCGACTGCCACATCATGAGGATGTTCTACACCGTCCTGCTGGTGCTCATCACCAGCTTCAAGTTCACCATCATCTGGGACACGAGCTTCCTCACGTTCTACTACAGCACCAAGCTGGTCAGCACGCCCAACCACTGCTACACCCAGATCCAAGCCGCCATCCTCAAGCACGCCACCCTGGCGGTTTTCGTCATCCCGCTGCTTGGCCTGGCCACCTGCATGCCGATCCTGGTGGTGTTCCACATGGACAACCAAACAGAAGAGGCCACCAGCAAGATGGACTGCGGACTTCTGCTGCCGGAGTCCACCGTCGGTCAGGTCTACGACGTGATCTTCCTGCTCCTCTCGGACGTGTTGCCCGGGATGGTCATGCTGAAGTGCTGCATCTCGATCTCCGTCCACCTGGCCATCCACCTGCGCCACATGAAGGCCAGCACCAACGGCGCCCACCCGCCGAAGCTCGGCTCGGAGATGCGGGTGGTCCAGATGTCCTTGGCCCTGGTGGGGAACTTCCTGATCTTCCTTGCCGTCGACCTGTACGTCAACTACGAGGTCGTGGTGAAACACAAGAACTCCCTGGCCATCACGCTCTTCATCACGTCCGTCTACGCGACTGTCACAGCCATGCTCCTCATCTACGGCAAGAAGACTCTGTGGAAGACGATGATACACGACATCAACACCTGCCTGGAAGCGTATCCGTGTTTGTCCTGCCTGAAGCTGCCCGAGCAAAAAGCTCCACCCAGCAGTCCTCCAAAggttaaaaactga